The bacterium region CGATTACAGGCTCTGCCTCTTCCTCAATTTTTGGAACACCAGCTAAAGCCTCTCCAAGTGCATCGCCAAAGGCTGCAGTATTTGTAGGATGAGCGCCTAAGTAACGATCATAATCCGTCTGTTCCTTCGTCTCGAAGAAAGCGTTGACGCTCAAAACTATGCGTCTTTCGGTCCTATCAAACTCGAGAACCTTCAGGGGAAGAAGATCGCCTTCCGAGAAAGCATCCTGAGGTCTATTAACCTCTTTACCTAGTTGAGTCACCGGAACAAATCCCTCCACATCGTCGGGGAGTTTAACGGTAACGCCTCGATCGTTCATACGAAGAATTCTTCCCTCAGTTTCGCGACCGACAGAATACCTTCCAGAAAGCTCAGGCCACGGATCTTTTTCAAGCTGCTTCAAACCGAGGCTCACCCTGCGATTCTCGGGATCGATATTCAGAACGATTAATTCCTGTTCTTCGCCCTTCTTCATAATCTCAGAAGGATGCATAATCCTCTTTGTCCAAGACATGTCTGAGATATGAACCAAACCGTCGATACCCTCCTCGACCTCGACGAAAGCCCCGAAGCTTGTAAGATTGCGAACAACGCCAGTGATCTTGGTGCCCGGAGGATACTTTGCAGCAAGCATAGTCCAAGGATCTGGCTGAAGCTGCTTGACTCCAAGCGATATCTTTTGATTCTCTTTTTCTACCGAGAGAACTACAACATCGATCTCATCACTGAGTGAGAGAACTTCAGAGGGGTGATTGATGTGCTTCGTCCATGACATCTCTGAGATGTGAACAAGGCCTTCGATGCCCTCTTCGAGCTCAACAAACGCGCCATATTTTGTGATATTAACAACTTTTCCGCGAATACGAGCACCCTCGGGATATTTCTCATCAACAGCTTCCCATGGTGAAGGTGTAAGTTGTTTGAGGCCGAGGCTAATCCTCTCCTTCTTTTTATCGTATTTCAATATTTTTACATTAATTTCGTCGCCTATCTTGAGCATCTCGCCCGGGTGCTTAATCCTCGACCAGGACATATCTGTAATATGCAGCAAACCGTCGAGACCGCCAAGGTCTATGAATACCCCAAAGTCGGTGATATTCTTAACAATACCAAGACGCACCTGTTCCTCTTCGATCTCGGAGAGAAGATCCTGGCGTTTGGAGCTACGCTCATCTTCAAGAACAATGCGCCTGCTAACAACAATATTCCTGCGAATCTTGTTTAGCTTGATAACCCGGAAATCCATTTTCTGATTGATCAAAGCATCGAAATCTGGGACCTGACGAAGAGCTATCTGGCTTCCGGGAAGGAAGGCATCCACACCCATGATATCAACAACCATACCACCCTTGATACGCTTACGGATGACACCTTGCACCAATTCACCTGATTCATACGCTTCGCGTATCTCTTTCCAGACGCGAACAAAATCGGCCTTACGCTTAGATATAACGACTTGACCGTTTTCATCTTCGAGCTGTTCGACATAAACAAGAATCTTGTCGCCTGACTTTACATCATCATCGAACTCGACCCTCGAAACTAATCCCTCGGATTTAAATCCTATGTCAACAACAACATCGTCTCCAGAAAAGCGCAGAACTTTACCCTCGATCACTTCATGTTCTTTCAGGGTTGTCATTGTTTCTTCCATGCGTTCTAGCATGGCTTGTCTTTCCTCAATTGTGTAATCTTCTGAAAGATCATCATCCTCTGGAATATCTCCCTCTGAATAAAGAGGCTCGATCTTCATAGGCGTTGGAACAAATTTCTCTGCCTTTTCTTCGGGTTCTTCAACAGGCTTTTCTTCAGCTTGAAGCGTCTCTTCTTCTTCTACTTGATCCTGGTTAGGGGTTTCTTCTTCCGGATTAACTTCCGGTTCGGTAGTCGACACTTCTTCAACAACACTTTCATCCGATTCGACAACCGGTTGAGGTTCGGGAGCCGGGCTCTCTTGAGCCTCGTAGTTGAGCTCCTCTGGGACTTCTGGGTTCATTGGGTTACTCCTTGTATGTGGTTTGTTATTGTATTCTACCATTCGAGATATCTTATCTTCAATAAGTTTTTCGATTCTATTAACCGATTCTTCGAGGGTTTCACCAGTATTATCGATTTCGATAGCATCTTCAGCTTTCTTGAGTGGGCTATCCTCCCGAGTAGAATCCATTCTATCTCGGCGTATTATTTCCTTTTCAATTTCTTCTATGTTTGAATCCATGCCGGCGGCTTCGAGCTGTTTCACCCTTCTTTTTGCTCTTTCAGCAGAACTTGCAGTGATAAATATCTTGATTTCAGCATCGGGAAGAACAACTGTTCCAATATCTCGTCCTTCCATCACAACATGACCGTTTTGTGCAGCCTCCCTTTGTCTGCGCACCATTTCCTTACGAACCATTGGATGTGCACAAACTTGAGAAACCAACGCATCGACAGCAGGTGTTCGTATAGCATTCGTAACATCGCTATCACCAATAAATGTATGCCTTGGCCTGAGGTGAAAATCTAGCTCGTGAAGCCTTTTAGCAAGGGCATTCCCATCCGCAGGATCGATGTTCTCCTCTATAGCCACCAATGTAAGGGCTC contains the following coding sequences:
- the rpsA gene encoding 30S ribosomal protein S1, with translation MKETKIAIDGPAGSGKSTIARKLAEKMDYLYLDTGAMYRALTLVAIEENIDPADGNALAKRLHELDFHLRPRHTFIGDSDVTNAIRTPAVDALVSQVCAHPMVRKEMVRRQREAAQNGHVVMEGRDIGTVVLPDAEIKIFITASSAERAKRRVKQLEAAGMDSNIEEIEKEIIRRDRMDSTREDSPLKKAEDAIEIDNTGETLEESVNRIEKLIEDKISRMVEYNNKPHTRSNPMNPEVPEELNYEAQESPAPEPQPVVESDESVVEEVSTTEPEVNPEEETPNQDQVEEEETLQAEEKPVEEPEEKAEKFVPTPMKIEPLYSEGDIPEDDDLSEDYTIEERQAMLERMEETMTTLKEHEVIEGKVLRFSGDDVVVDIGFKSEGLVSRVEFDDDVKSGDKILVYVEQLEDENGQVVISKRKADFVRVWKEIREAYESGELVQGVIRKRIKGGMVVDIMGVDAFLPGSQIALRQVPDFDALINQKMDFRVIKLNKIRRNIVVSRRIVLEDERSSKRQDLLSEIEEEQVRLGIVKNITDFGVFIDLGGLDGLLHITDMSWSRIKHPGEMLKIGDEINVKILKYDKKKERISLGLKQLTPSPWEAVDEKYPEGARIRGKVVNITKYGAFVELEEGIEGLVHISEMSWTKHINHPSEVLSLSDEIDVVVLSVEKENQKISLGVKQLQPDPWTMLAAKYPPGTKITGVVRNLTSFGAFVEVEEGIDGLVHISDMSWTKRIMHPSEIMKKGEEQELIVLNIDPENRRVSLGLKQLEKDPWPELSGRYSVGRETEGRILRMNDRGVTVKLPDDVEGFVPVTQLGKEVNRPQDAFSEGDLLPLKVLEFDRTERRIVLSVNAFFETKEQTDYDRYLGAHPTNTAAFGDALGEALAGVPKIEEEAEPVI